The following proteins come from a genomic window of Polyangiaceae bacterium:
- a CDS encoding IS630 family transposase, producing MEQLRPDVVAKRKAFQREVRRIPVERLVFIDESGLNVAMARSCAWVKKGTEYIERTPMNWGPNLTLLGAIRVTGWVVLNTMFATTNADRFVEWLDKHLLPRLRRGDVLVLDNLKAHHDARVTPLCALRGVRVLYLPPYSPDFNPIEPAWALQKQHVRRHAPRDAHALRRIARRARHRVTPRHCRQWFAHAGYSVQPR from the coding sequence CTGGAGCAGCTGCGGCCGGACGTCGTTGCCAAGCGAAAGGCGTTCCAGCGGGAGGTCCGGCGGATCCCGGTAGAGCGGCTGGTCTTCATCGACGAATCCGGGCTCAACGTTGCCATGGCCAGGAGCTGTGCCTGGGTCAAGAAGGGAACCGAGTACATCGAGCGTACGCCGATGAACTGGGGCCCAAACCTCACCTTGCTCGGTGCGATCCGGGTCACTGGCTGGGTCGTGCTCAATACGATGTTCGCGACGACCAACGCCGACCGCTTCGTCGAATGGCTGGACAAGCACCTCCTTCCACGGCTTCGGCGTGGCGACGTGCTGGTCCTGGACAACCTCAAGGCACACCACGACGCTCGAGTCACTCCGCTCTGTGCGCTCCGTGGCGTGCGCGTGCTCTACCTCCCGCCCTATTCGCCCGACTTCAACCCCATCGAGCCCGCCTGGGCGCTCCAAAAACAGCACGTTCGCCGCCACGCCCCCCGAGACGCCCACGCGCTGCGCCGGATCGCACGCCGGGCACGCCATCGCGTTACCCCGCGCCATTGTCGACAGTGGTTCGCTCATGCCGGATACTCGGTTCAACCCAGGTGA
- a CDS encoding c-type cytochrome yields the protein MQAIRLAVIVAAALVAATASAEGDPMAIGKTLMEKGNAKGATPCMTCHAADGAGTPGGVFPRVAGQRADYLERQLSDFASGKRDNALMKPIVAALSPSERSAAAAYFASLSGPSTAKAEPKLVARGEKIARFGLWGRDVPACESCHGPEGRGIGTHFPPLAAQHPGYVEAQFKAFKDGTRKNDALALMQGIAKRMSDDDVKAVAAYFASLPAAPAEEKKP from the coding sequence ATGCAAGCGATACGCCTCGCCGTGATCGTCGCCGCCGCCTTGGTGGCGGCCACCGCCAGCGCCGAAGGCGATCCGATGGCGATCGGCAAGACGCTCATGGAGAAGGGCAACGCCAAGGGCGCGACCCCGTGCATGACGTGCCACGCCGCCGATGGGGCCGGCACGCCCGGCGGAGTCTTTCCACGAGTGGCCGGACAGCGTGCGGACTACCTCGAGCGGCAGCTGTCGGACTTCGCGTCCGGCAAGCGCGACAACGCCCTGATGAAGCCGATCGTCGCCGCCTTGAGCCCCAGCGAACGGAGCGCGGCGGCCGCCTACTTTGCTTCGCTGTCGGGTCCGAGCACCGCGAAGGCGGAACCCAAGCTCGTCGCCCGCGGTGAAAAGATCGCGCGCTTCGGTCTGTGGGGACGCGACGTGCCGGCGTGCGAGAGCTGTCACGGTCCCGAAGGCCGCGGCATCGGCACCCACTTTCCCCCGCTGGCGGCGCAGCACCCCGGCTACGTGGAAGCGCAGTTCAAGGCCTTCAAGGACGGCACCCGCAAGAACGATGCCCTGGCGCTGATGCAGGGCATCGCCAAGCGCATGTCCGACGACGACGTGAAGGCCGTTGCCGCCTACTTCGCGTCGCTCCCCGCAGCCCCCGCCGAGGAGAAGAAGCCATGA
- a CDS encoding c-type cytochrome gives MKRALLLVAFAAAACSKPTPPPPSEPAPSAAAAPAAAAPKPFAPPERDAIPEGPFGESVKRGYAIFHDTPTNAARYAGNGLSCKNCHLDDGRKENSTPMWAAWAMYPQFRKKNGHVNTLDERLRGCFTFSMNAPASEARSAPPPNDPILVDLQAYMFWLAKGVPVGEKVPGRGYPEVKKPSGGFSAERGAKVYAEQCALCHGDDGQGTKLASGAYAFPPLWGADSFNWGAGMHRINTAAAFIKANMPLSKPSSLTDQEAWDVAAYVDSKPRPADPRMKKGVAAADEEFHQEECAFGEERDGRTLGEGVRPEKQASAK, from the coding sequence ATGAAGCGCGCCCTGCTCTTGGTCGCGTTCGCAGCGGCGGCGTGCAGCAAACCCACGCCACCTCCGCCCTCGGAGCCCGCGCCTTCCGCCGCGGCAGCCCCCGCCGCGGCAGCGCCCAAGCCCTTCGCGCCTCCCGAGCGCGACGCCATCCCGGAGGGACCCTTCGGCGAGTCCGTGAAGCGCGGCTACGCCATCTTCCACGACACGCCCACGAATGCCGCTCGCTACGCGGGCAACGGCCTCTCCTGCAAGAACTGCCACCTGGACGACGGCCGCAAGGAAAACTCCACGCCCATGTGGGCCGCGTGGGCGATGTACCCGCAGTTCCGCAAGAAGAACGGCCACGTGAACACGCTCGACGAGCGCCTGCGCGGTTGCTTCACGTTCTCCATGAATGCGCCGGCGAGCGAAGCCCGCTCCGCACCGCCGCCCAACGATCCGATCTTGGTGGATCTGCAGGCGTACATGTTCTGGCTCGCGAAGGGCGTGCCCGTCGGCGAGAAGGTCCCCGGTCGCGGCTACCCCGAAGTGAAGAAGCCGAGCGGCGGCTTCAGCGCCGAACGGGGCGCGAAGGTGTATGCCGAACAGTGTGCGCTGTGCCACGGCGACGACGGCCAAGGCACCAAGCTCGCGAGCGGCGCCTACGCGTTCCCGCCGCTGTGGGGAGCGGACTCCTTCAACTGGGGCGCCGGCATGCATCGCATCAACACCGCCGCGGCGTTCATCAAGGCCAACATGCCGCTATCCAAGCCGAGCTCGCTCACGGACCAAGAAGCCTGGGACGTGGCGGCGTACGTCGACAGCAAGCCGCGCCCCGCGGATCCACGCATGAAGAAGGGCGTAGCCGCGGCAGACGAAGAATTTCACCAGGAGGAATGCGCGTTCGGCGAAGAGCGCGACGGCCGCACCCTGGGTGAAGGCGTTCGCCCCGAGAAGCAGGCAAGCGCCAAGTGA
- a CDS encoding sensor histidine kinase codes for MKARGARSGGQLASDSVELAGALHEVSNALTVVLGWLDVARSRSEDPALLEAIDVARSHARLGHRLARTAIGGSVVDEETERAALAVAQEAVLGVTPEARRRGVGVRLVNRCAREALIVDPSAVSQILLNLLLNAIAYTPEGAAVTLSLEQPDTEQIVFAVTDDGPGVDPERADTILTAPESTRRGGTGIGLPHSRSLAEVCGGRLELTSAGPGARFELCWPATEERSGARHPNVSTSILGGTRVLVVEDDFAVRTLIELGLEARGATVVCATTVAELLALGGEPFGAALVDLSPIAEDPRAALDVVRRANPTGPIVVISGSPTGVPESVRDQVHAWVRKPFEMREVIDTLCTLMAP; via the coding sequence GTGAAAGCACGCGGTGCCCGGAGCGGGGGGCAACTGGCGTCGGACAGCGTCGAGCTGGCCGGTGCGCTTCACGAGGTGTCCAACGCCCTCACCGTCGTGCTCGGGTGGCTGGACGTGGCGCGCTCCCGTTCCGAAGATCCCGCACTGCTCGAAGCGATAGACGTCGCGCGCTCCCACGCGCGCCTCGGTCATCGTCTCGCCCGTACCGCCATCGGCGGTAGCGTCGTCGACGAAGAAACAGAGCGCGCGGCCCTGGCCGTTGCGCAAGAAGCAGTGCTGGGCGTCACGCCGGAAGCGCGACGCCGCGGCGTTGGCGTACGCCTCGTGAACCGCTGCGCACGAGAAGCGTTGATCGTGGACCCGTCCGCGGTGTCACAGATCCTCTTGAACCTGTTGCTCAACGCGATCGCCTACACGCCCGAGGGCGCCGCCGTGACACTGTCCCTCGAGCAGCCGGACACCGAGCAGATCGTGTTCGCCGTGACGGACGACGGCCCAGGTGTGGATCCCGAACGCGCCGACACCATCCTCACCGCGCCGGAGTCCACGCGCCGCGGTGGCACGGGCATCGGCTTGCCGCATTCCCGGAGCCTCGCCGAAGTCTGCGGCGGGCGCCTCGAGCTCACCTCCGCAGGCCCCGGTGCTCGCTTCGAGCTGTGCTGGCCTGCGACGGAAGAGCGCAGCGGCGCGCGTCACCCGAACGTCTCCACCAGCATCCTGGGTGGAACCCGAGTGCTGGTGGTGGAGGACGACTTCGCCGTGCGCACGCTCATCGAGCTGGGGCTGGAAGCCCGGGGCGCCACCGTGGTGTGCGCCACGACGGTGGCAGAGCTCCTGGCCCTGGGCGGTGAGCCCTTCGGCGCCGCGCTCGTGGACCTGTCGCCCATCGCGGAGGATCCCCGCGCCGCCCTCGACGTCGTGCGCCGCGCGAACCCGACGGGCCCCATCGTCGTGATCAGCGGCTCCCCCACCGGCGTGCCGGAGTCCGTCCGCGACCAGGTGCACGCCTGGGTGCGCAAGCCGTTCGAGATGCGGGAGGTGATCGACACCTTGTGCACGCTCATGGCGCCGTGA
- a CDS encoding transposase — MNWGPNLTLLGAIRVTGWVVLNTMFATTNADRFVEWLDKHLLPRLRRGDVLVLDNLKAHHDARVTPLCALRGVRVLYLPPYSPDFNPIEPAWALQKQHVRRHAPRDAHALRRIARRARHRVTPRHCRQWFAHAGYSVQPR; from the coding sequence ATGAACTGGGGCCCAAACCTCACCTTGCTCGGTGCGATCCGGGTCACTGGCTGGGTCGTGCTCAATACGATGTTCGCGACGACCAACGCCGACCGCTTCGTCGAATGGCTGGACAAGCACCTCCTTCCACGGCTTCGGCGTGGCGACGTGCTGGTCCTGGACAACCTCAAGGCACACCACGACGCTCGAGTCACTCCGCTCTGTGCGCTCCGTGGCGTGCGCGTGCTCTACCTCCCGCCCTATTCGCCCGACTTCAACCCCATCGAGCCCGCCTGGGCGCTCCAAAAACAGCACGTTCGCCGCCACGCCCCCCGAGACGCCCACGCGCTGCGCCGGATCGCACGCCGGGCACGCCATCGCGTTACCCCGCGCCATTGTCGACAGTGGTTCGCTCATGCCGGATACTCGGTTCAACCCAGGTGA
- a CDS encoding response regulator, which translates to MTAVGERASEIALDVVESLLEGCQVIGFDFRYLYINEAACAQARKAPEELLGRTMMECYPGIDETAMFAELRECMAERTHSRMENEFVYPDGSVATFELRFVPVPEGVCVLSLDISEQKRSARELAKLEQQLRQAQKLEAVGRLAGGVAHDFNNLLSVILSYSGLLLDDLSEGQTMHAEIEEIDRAGQRARQLTRQLLAFSRQRVAEPRVIDPAQVISGMHGMLTRLLGAGVELAVLSRAPVGTIRVDPGSVEQVLLNLVVNARDAMPEGGKLTVETRNVDLDAGYADTHFDVKPGRYVMIAVTDAGEGMDAETQSRMFEPFFTTKDVSKGTGLGLSTVYGLVKQNGGHIWVYSEVGSGTTFKIYFPRVDAGVHHESSQPPASTRNGNETILLVEDDDQVRGAACAILRRSGYRVLEAANGGEALLASETHAANIHLLLTDVVLPRMNGRDLATRLAVVRPEMKVLYMSGYSEDAVMQHGILESDVAYLQKPLTPDGILCRVREVLDS; encoded by the coding sequence GTGACGGCAGTGGGAGAGCGCGCGAGCGAGATCGCGCTCGACGTGGTGGAGAGTCTTCTCGAAGGCTGTCAGGTGATCGGGTTCGACTTCCGCTACCTGTACATCAACGAGGCAGCGTGCGCGCAAGCGCGCAAGGCGCCGGAAGAGCTCCTCGGCCGCACGATGATGGAGTGCTACCCGGGCATCGACGAGACGGCGATGTTCGCGGAGCTGCGCGAGTGCATGGCGGAGCGCACGCACAGCCGAATGGAAAATGAGTTCGTGTATCCCGACGGCTCGGTGGCGACGTTCGAGCTGCGCTTCGTTCCGGTGCCGGAAGGCGTCTGCGTGCTGTCCTTGGACATTTCCGAGCAGAAGCGGTCGGCGCGGGAGCTGGCGAAGCTGGAGCAGCAACTACGCCAGGCTCAGAAGTTGGAGGCGGTGGGGCGCCTGGCCGGGGGCGTGGCCCACGATTTCAACAATCTGCTGTCCGTGATTTTGAGCTACTCCGGTCTCCTTCTCGACGATCTCTCCGAGGGGCAAACCATGCACGCGGAGATCGAGGAGATCGATCGCGCAGGGCAGCGGGCACGGCAGCTCACCCGTCAGCTGTTGGCCTTCAGCCGCCAGCGCGTTGCGGAGCCGCGCGTGATCGATCCGGCGCAGGTCATCTCCGGCATGCACGGGATGTTGACGCGCCTCTTGGGGGCTGGGGTGGAGCTCGCGGTGCTCTCGCGGGCTCCGGTCGGCACCATTCGCGTGGACCCCGGCAGCGTGGAGCAGGTGCTGTTGAACCTGGTGGTGAACGCGCGGGACGCCATGCCGGAGGGCGGGAAGCTCACGGTGGAAACCCGCAACGTGGACCTGGACGCGGGCTACGCCGACACCCATTTCGACGTGAAGCCCGGGCGCTACGTGATGATCGCCGTGACTGACGCCGGCGAAGGGATGGACGCCGAGACCCAGTCCCGGATGTTCGAGCCCTTCTTCACCACCAAAGACGTGAGCAAGGGCACCGGGCTCGGGCTTTCCACGGTGTACGGCCTCGTGAAGCAGAACGGCGGGCACATCTGGGTGTACAGCGAGGTGGGCTCGGGCACGACGTTCAAGATCTACTTTCCCCGAGTCGACGCCGGGGTGCACCACGAGTCTTCTCAGCCGCCCGCTTCCACGCGCAATGGCAACGAGACCATCTTGCTGGTGGAGGACGACGACCAGGTGCGCGGGGCGGCCTGCGCCATCCTGCGCCGGAGCGGGTACCGCGTGCTGGAAGCCGCAAACGGTGGGGAAGCGCTGCTCGCCAGCGAGACCCACGCCGCGAACATTCACTTGCTGCTGACGGACGTGGTGTTACCGCGGATGAACGGACGAGATCTGGCCACGCGCCTCGCCGTCGTCCGCCCCGAGATGAAGGTTTTGTACATGTCGGGCTACTCGGAAGACGCCGTGATGCAACACGGCATCTTGGAGTCCGACGTGGCGTATCTGCAGAAACCCCTCACGCCGGACGGGATCCTGTGTCGAGTACGCGAGGTCCTCGACAGCTGA